One window from the genome of Pseudoalteromonas sp. '520P1 No. 423' encodes:
- a CDS encoding cytochrome b N-terminal domain-containing protein, whose translation MLKKLATDTIDWIDQRVPMTRVWNMHIAQYPTPKNFNFWYFFGSLAILVLVNQILTGIWLTMNYVPSSEGAFASVEYIMRDVEYGWLLRYLHSTGASAFFVVVYLHMFRGMIYGSYQKPRELLWLFGMCILLVLMAEAFMGYLLPWGQMSFWGAQVIISIFGAIPIIGDDLTLWIRGDYVISGATLNRFFALHVIALPLVLVILVFLHLIALHEVGSNNPEGVEIKRKKGSVKEEDKSKFKFHEYYSGKKDIVDAIPFHPYYTVKDIVGVVGFLFFFCAIVFFAPAMNGFFLEAPNFEAANPLKTPEHIFPVWYFTPFYAILRAIPDKLLGVIAMGGAIFALALLPWIDRGKVKSIRYRCGFHKLNIAQFVVTFIILGWIGATPQTDFKTILSQITTVTYFMFFVFLFVYSKNEVTKPLPERLTK comes from the coding sequence ATGTTAAAAAAACTAGCGACAGATACGATTGATTGGATTGATCAACGTGTTCCTATGACGCGTGTTTGGAATATGCATATTGCGCAATATCCAACACCTAAAAACTTTAACTTCTGGTACTTTTTTGGTTCTTTAGCCATTTTAGTATTAGTAAACCAAATCCTTACGGGTATTTGGTTAACAATGAACTACGTACCATCTTCTGAAGGTGCTTTTGCATCTGTTGAATACATCATGCGTGATGTTGAATACGGTTGGTTACTCAGGTATCTGCATTCTACCGGTGCGTCTGCTTTCTTTGTTGTTGTTTATTTACATATGTTCCGTGGCATGATTTACGGCTCCTATCAAAAACCGCGTGAGTTACTGTGGTTATTTGGTATGTGCATTCTATTAGTGCTAATGGCTGAAGCTTTCATGGGTTACTTATTACCTTGGGGTCAAATGTCATTCTGGGGTGCACAGGTAATCATTTCTATATTTGGTGCGATTCCAATTATTGGTGATGACTTAACGCTTTGGATCCGTGGTGACTATGTTATCTCTGGTGCAACACTAAACCGCTTCTTTGCATTACATGTTATTGCATTGCCACTTGTTTTAGTAATTTTAGTATTCTTACATCTTATTGCTTTACATGAAGTTGGCTCTAATAACCCTGAAGGCGTTGAAATTAAACGTAAAAAAGGTTCTGTTAAAGAAGAAGATAAATCTAAATTTAAGTTTCATGAGTATTACTCTGGTAAGAAAGATATTGTTGATGCGATCCCATTCCATCCTTATTACACAGTGAAAGATATTGTTGGTGTTGTTGGTTTCTTATTCTTCTTCTGTGCAATTGTATTTTTTGCGCCGGCGATGAATGGTTTCTTCCTTGAAGCGCCAAACTTTGAAGCTGCAAATCCGTTGAAAACACCTGAACATATTTTCCCTGTTTGGTATTTCACACCTTTCTATGCAATATTACGTGCAATTCCTGATAAGTTATTGGGTGTAATCGCTATGGGTGGAGCAATTTTTGCGCTGGCATTATTACCTTGGATTGATCGTGGTAAAGTTAAGTCTATTCGTTACCGTTGTGGTTTCCATAAACTTAATATTGCTCAGTTTGTTGTAACTTTCATCATCCTTGGTTGGATTGGTGCAACACCACAAACAGACTTTAAAACGATTTTATCGCAAATCACGACTGTGACTTACTTTATGTTCTTCGTATTTTTATTTGTTTATAGTAAAAATGAAGTAACTAAGCCATTGCCAGAGAGGTTAACTAAATAA
- a CDS encoding class I SAM-dependent methyltransferase encodes MEHWSQFWGGNKFGDCFSLDGNSNLTHVLIHYWNDYFTKKEISGFVLDLACGNGFVGKCAIKKMKETHCIGVEQAIDIETTHYHDVDTGSQLKILKGLSIAETRFVENEFDLVVSQFGLEYAVVNESLIKHVIKQIKPGGELNFIAHHSKSFICIQSEKELKIIKYINNQQKIFNGIRKLINSSSEEERDDFIKGIIEKGIEIYGEGISEVEHIFQLIIKLVASIKYGVQREHISELESHYIAYEKRLEEQLNVALSPQKLNDLISIIKNENVSYINSQIFHNEKLGLIGWEINVKVEM; translated from the coding sequence ATGGAACATTGGAGTCAATTTTGGGGAGGTAATAAATTTGGAGATTGCTTTTCATTAGATGGGAATTCTAACTTAACCCATGTATTAATTCATTACTGGAATGATTACTTTACAAAAAAAGAAATAAGTGGATTTGTGCTCGATCTTGCCTGCGGCAATGGGTTTGTAGGCAAGTGCGCAATAAAAAAAATGAAGGAAACTCATTGCATAGGGGTTGAGCAGGCAATTGATATTGAGACAACGCATTACCATGATGTAGATACTGGAAGTCAGCTTAAAATATTAAAAGGGTTAAGTATCGCTGAAACAAGGTTTGTAGAAAATGAGTTTGATTTAGTTGTTTCTCAATTTGGTTTAGAGTATGCAGTGGTAAATGAAAGCTTAATTAAGCATGTCATTAAGCAAATTAAACCAGGAGGAGAATTAAATTTTATTGCTCATCATTCAAAATCTTTTATATGCATACAAAGTGAAAAAGAATTAAAGATTATAAAATATATAAATAATCAACAAAAAATTTTTAATGGTATACGTAAGTTAATAAATTCATCAAGTGAAGAGGAAAGAGATGATTTTATTAAAGGTATCATAGAAAAAGGCATTGAGATTTATGGTGAGGGGATCAGTGAAGTCGAGCATATATTTCAACTCATAATTAAACTCGTTGCATCAATAAAGTACGGAGTGCAACGTGAACACATAAGTGAGCTAGAGTCCCATTATATTGCTTATGAAAAGCGTTTAGAAGAGCAACTTAATGTTGCTTTAAGCCCGCAAAAATTAAACGATCTTATATCAATTATAAAAAATGAGAATGTTAGTTATATAAATAGTCAGATATTTCACAATGAGAAGCTAGGTTTAATTGGATGGGAAATTAATGTGAAAGTTGAAATGTAA
- a CDS encoding ClpXP protease specificity-enhancing factor, with product MTSNRPYLLQAFYDWIIDNQCTPHLVVNAEHPAAVIPTQFVQDGQIVLNVSPTAVAQFNMDNNELSFNARFSGQPMRVSVPITAVLAIYARENGEGTVFTAEEDELFEGDDVEIQEIDTEALAPEKKPDTKKGSHLRVIK from the coding sequence ATGACTTCAAATCGCCCATATTTATTACAAGCTTTTTACGATTGGATTATTGATAACCAATGTACGCCTCACTTAGTTGTAAATGCAGAGCATCCCGCTGCGGTGATCCCTACTCAGTTTGTGCAAGATGGTCAAATTGTATTGAATGTAAGCCCTACAGCAGTTGCACAGTTTAATATGGACAATAACGAGCTAAGCTTTAACGCTCGCTTTTCTGGGCAGCCAATGCGTGTTTCTGTGCCAATTACTGCTGTGTTGGCAATATATGCCAGAGAAAATGGTGAAGGTACTGTATTTACGGCGGAAGAAGATGAGCTGTTTGAAGGTGATGATGTTGAAATTCAAGAAATTGATACCGAAGCGTTAGCACCAGAAAAAAAGCCAGATACTAAAAAAGGATCGCATCTTAGAGTTATTAAATAA
- the rplM gene encoding 50S ribosomal protein L13 — translation MKTFVAKPESVKRDWYVVDAENKTLGRIATEIAHRLRGKHKPEYTPHVDTGDYIIVINAEKVTVTGNKFKDKMYYAHSGFPGGLKSITFDKLQAKKPEMIIEKAVKGMLPKGPLGRAMYRKLKVYAGAEHGHAAQQPKVLDI, via the coding sequence ATGAAAACTTTTGTAGCTAAGCCAGAGTCGGTAAAACGCGACTGGTATGTAGTTGACGCAGAGAATAAAACTCTGGGTCGTATCGCGACTGAAATTGCTCACCGTTTACGTGGTAAGCATAAGCCAGAGTACACTCCTCACGTAGATACAGGTGATTACATCATCGTTATCAATGCAGAGAAAGTAACTGTAACTGGTAATAAATTTAAAGACAAAATGTACTATGCTCACTCTGGTTTCCCAGGTGGCCTTAAGTCAATCACTTTTGATAAGCTTCAAGCTAAAAAGCCTGAAATGATTATCGAAAAAGCTGTTAAGGGTATGTTGCCAAAAGGACCTCTAGGTCGCGCAATGTATCGTAAACTTAAAGTTTACGCTGGTGCTGAGCATGGTCATGCTGCACAACAGCCTAAAGTACTGGACATTTAA
- the petA gene encoding ubiquinol-cytochrome c reductase iron-sulfur subunit, protein MSNAPVDNSRRRFLTIATSVVGGVGAVGAAVPFIASWNPSERAKSAGAPVEVDISKLEPGQLIRVEWRGKPVWVVSRTPKMLETLKTLDGQLRDPQSAEEQQPEFAQNPHRSIRPEIFLAVGICTHLGCSPSFLKGNFGEKVEGVEDGFFCPCHGSKFDLAGRVFQSVPAPLNLEIPPYMFIDDTTIMVGVEEGAA, encoded by the coding sequence ATGAGCAATGCGCCAGTAGACAATAGCCGACGTCGCTTTTTAACCATAGCTACCTCTGTCGTAGGTGGTGTGGGAGCGGTTGGAGCTGCTGTCCCTTTTATCGCGTCTTGGAACCCAAGTGAAAGAGCCAAATCTGCAGGTGCACCTGTAGAAGTGGATATCAGTAAACTTGAGCCTGGACAATTAATTCGTGTTGAGTGGCGAGGAAAACCTGTATGGGTTGTGAGTCGTACACCAAAAATGTTAGAAACGTTGAAAACGTTAGACGGTCAATTGCGTGATCCGCAATCGGCAGAGGAGCAGCAACCTGAGTTTGCTCAAAATCCTCACCGTTCTATACGTCCTGAGATATTTTTAGCTGTGGGTATTTGTACTCATTTAGGATGTTCTCCAAGTTTCCTTAAAGGTAACTTTGGTGAGAAAGTGGAAGGTGTAGAAGATGGTTTCTTCTGTCCTTGTCACGGTTCTAAATTTGATTTAGCTGGTCGTGTATTCCAAAGTGTACCTGCGCCGTTAAATCTTGAGATCCCTCCTTATATGTTTATTGATGATACCACTATCATGGTTGGCGTTGAAGAAGGGGCTGCATAA
- a CDS encoding cytochrome c1 has product MMKKLIVGLFVLLPIFAMAAGPSVPLMKAGNDLTDNASLQRGAKLFMNYCLACHQMQYQRYERTFRDIGIPTAIGEEQLIFDGSKVGSHIKNAIDIDDASKWFGAPPPDLTLVARVRGTDWIYTYLKSFYKDDSRPFGVNNVVFPSVGMPHVLQELQGVATAVTEEVEENGQMVTKVVGTVSDGSGEMSDDEYDQAARDLANFFEYVGEPSRLESKALGIKVLGFLFILFILAFLLKKEYWRDVH; this is encoded by the coding sequence ATAATGAAAAAGCTTATTGTAGGTTTATTCGTATTGTTGCCAATTTTTGCAATGGCAGCGGGTCCATCTGTACCACTGATGAAAGCGGGTAATGATTTAACTGATAATGCATCATTACAACGTGGTGCTAAGTTATTCATGAACTATTGTCTTGCGTGTCATCAAATGCAATACCAACGTTATGAACGTACGTTCCGTGACATTGGTATTCCTACTGCAATTGGTGAAGAGCAGCTTATTTTTGATGGTTCAAAAGTTGGTAGCCATATTAAAAATGCAATTGATATAGATGATGCTTCTAAGTGGTTTGGTGCTCCACCACCAGATTTAACTTTAGTTGCTCGCGTAAGAGGTACCGATTGGATTTATACTTACCTTAAATCTTTCTATAAAGATGATTCGCGCCCATTTGGTGTAAATAATGTTGTATTCCCTTCAGTAGGTATGCCACATGTTTTACAAGAGCTTCAAGGTGTTGCTACAGCAGTTACTGAAGAAGTTGAAGAAAATGGTCAAATGGTCACTAAAGTTGTAGGTACTGTTTCAGATGGCTCTGGCGAAATGAGTGATGATGAATATGATCAAGCTGCTCGTGATCTAGCTAACTTTTTTGAATACGTGGGTGAACCTTCACGTTTAGAATCAAAAGCGTTAGGTATTAAAGTGTTAGGATTCTTATTTATACTATTTATCTTGGCATTTTTACTGAAAAAAGAATACTGGAGAGATGTTCATTAA
- the rpsI gene encoding 30S ribosomal protein S9 — translation MMANQYYGTGRRKSSAARVFLRPGTGNIVINKRSIEEYFPRETARMVVRQPLELVEMTEKFDLLITVSGGGISGQSGAIRHGITRALMQFDESLRSPLRKAGFVTRDARKVERKKVGLHKARKRPQFSKR, via the coding sequence ATCATGGCAAATCAATACTACGGTACAGGTCGTCGTAAAAGCTCAGCAGCTCGCGTATTTTTACGTCCGGGTACTGGCAACATCGTAATCAACAAACGTTCTATCGAAGAATATTTTCCTCGTGAAACAGCACGTATGGTTGTTCGTCAGCCATTAGAGCTTGTTGAAATGACTGAAAAATTTGACTTACTAATCACTGTTTCTGGTGGTGGTATTTCAGGTCAGTCTGGCGCAATTCGTCACGGTATCACTCGTGCACTTATGCAATTTGACGAGTCACTTCGTTCTCCTCTACGTAAAGCTGGTTTCGTTACCCGTGATGCACGTAAAGTTGAGCGTAAGAAAGTGGGTCTTCATAAAGCACGTAAGCGTCCACAATTCTCAAAACGTTAA
- a CDS encoding RNA-binding protein has protein sequence MKSSNQKSIIFSIILAIIGFVLAEFLLASVFTNPAIALALGLLLGGIVISFISTDEDESKIETKTLYVGNLPYRANEGVVRELFEQHGKVFTVRLLKDKNTGKRRGFGFVEMAAKDADSAITSLNDAEFQQRTLKVREAKQKQENNESPVKTESRDQSV, from the coding sequence ATGAAATCATCTAATCAAAAATCTATAATCTTTTCTATTATCTTGGCTATTATTGGCTTTGTCTTAGCGGAATTTCTATTGGCCAGTGTTTTTACTAATCCTGCAATCGCCCTCGCTTTAGGGTTACTTCTTGGTGGTATCGTCATTTCGTTTATATCTACGGATGAAGATGAGTCTAAAATTGAAACTAAAACTTTATATGTAGGTAATCTTCCTTACCGTGCAAATGAAGGTGTTGTCAGAGAATTATTTGAACAACACGGTAAAGTTTTTACAGTACGTTTATTAAAAGATAAAAATACAGGTAAACGCCGCGGCTTTGGGTTTGTTGAAATGGCAGCTAAAGATGCTGACTCTGCTATTACATCTTTAAACGATGCTGAATTTCAGCAACGTACACTAAAAGTAAGAGAGGCAAAACAAAAACAAGAGAATAATGAATCTCCAGTAAAAACTGAATCTAGAGATCAATCAGTTTAA
- a CDS encoding TonB-dependent siderophore receptor translates to MSKLKLSALHLAIGSTLLSGLAFNASAAEDASAEEVERIEVTGSRLKRTDLEGALPVTVISREDLVSSGDVSLGEVLRNFPGNSQGSFTPRSGSSAQSTADISLRGLGSNRTLVLVNGKRLPSDALGGGSGQNLSLVPMAMVEKVEILQDGASSIYGSEAIAGVVNIILRKDFEGLQVNAQMSSPSRNGGGDEKTFSLVGGVSNDKGNVTFAIEHKEVSKLMANERADTSANVDGWVGYSTNSDPANWRVTDFFNDGTNVNGPWNPDSRCDSNLISETPRVRTHPVTGEVTNVTDRECRFAYADVASWLPSTKTDSIFINSNYNITDEVSLFAQASVMNLQSKANYAPIPLVAGFGMTVAADNQYNPTFGTDNPQEVGVKWRPQALGTRDFIVDTLQLDFLTGFTWSSDYGTFDTYVQWNKQDSKDTSRNYVLTSAVFDLIESGDINPFGPAEDVAAATDAIRADAFREARVDLFVAGATWSADLPIELPGGELAYSLGWEFRSEDFAETYDALTTSGSIFGGTGGPSGGGRDARSAYFEVALPVLDELVITYAGRYDEFTLPKDASEYTQSLRARYQASDSVVLRASYSEGFRVPNIDTLLQTGGKSTDQAIDRQACNQVGDPSSPLCLAGEIEAERRPGAETQPERSKSYAMGVVWDATEELNMTFDYFDVEIIDQISFLSTQAVLDLEATGVDPKTFNVDVERDSQGEILKVVNGYANLPGFQTTGLDFNVTHTLRTDSFGDFRTNLNGTYTMSFDSESAPGLGVFDNVGFVSTPDLRAALSFDWMMDDLNAHVGINYTAGYDARTPEDKYLNDVGSDVGTLPSFTTVDTSVAYTLSTQTKVTLGARNLMDKTSEPNAFAFGNGIYDRGLGEILGRVVYLSVNQTF, encoded by the coding sequence ATGTCTAAATTAAAGCTTTCAGCTTTACACCTAGCAATAGGGTCAACTTTATTATCAGGGCTTGCTTTTAATGCGAGTGCTGCAGAAGATGCTTCAGCTGAAGAAGTTGAAAGAATTGAAGTAACAGGTTCTCGTTTAAAGAGAACTGATTTGGAAGGTGCATTACCTGTAACTGTTATAAGTCGAGAAGATTTAGTTTCTAGTGGTGATGTTTCATTAGGTGAAGTGTTAAGAAATTTCCCTGGTAACTCTCAAGGTTCATTTACACCTAGATCTGGTAGTAGTGCACAATCAACTGCAGATATTAGTTTACGTGGTTTAGGTTCAAATAGAACATTAGTTTTAGTGAATGGTAAAAGATTGCCATCAGATGCATTAGGTGGTGGTTCAGGCCAAAACTTAAGCCTAGTACCAATGGCTATGGTAGAGAAAGTTGAAATTCTACAAGATGGTGCTTCATCTATCTACGGCTCTGAAGCAATTGCTGGTGTAGTTAATATTATACTTAGAAAAGACTTTGAAGGTTTACAAGTAAATGCTCAAATGAGTAGCCCATCTAGAAATGGCGGAGGTGATGAAAAAACTTTTTCATTAGTGGGGGGTGTTTCAAATGATAAAGGTAATGTGACTTTTGCAATCGAGCATAAAGAAGTTTCTAAGCTTATGGCTAATGAGCGTGCTGACACATCTGCAAATGTAGATGGTTGGGTAGGATACTCAACTAACAGTGATCCAGCGAACTGGCGTGTTACAGATTTCTTTAATGATGGTACTAATGTAAACGGTCCATGGAACCCTGATTCGCGCTGTGATTCTAACCTAATTAGTGAAACTCCAAGAGTACGTACTCATCCAGTAACTGGTGAAGTAACGAATGTTACAGATAGAGAGTGTCGCTTTGCTTATGCAGACGTTGCTTCTTGGTTACCATCTACTAAGACTGATTCGATTTTTATAAATAGTAATTATAATATTACAGATGAAGTTTCATTATTTGCTCAAGCTTCTGTTATGAATTTACAAAGTAAAGCTAACTATGCCCCAATCCCATTAGTTGCTGGATTTGGTATGACAGTTGCTGCAGATAATCAATACAATCCTACTTTTGGCACTGATAACCCACAAGAAGTTGGTGTTAAATGGCGTCCGCAAGCTTTAGGAACACGTGACTTTATTGTTGATACATTACAATTAGACTTTTTAACAGGGTTTACTTGGAGTAGTGATTACGGAACTTTTGATACATATGTTCAATGGAACAAACAAGATTCTAAAGATACTAGTAGAAATTATGTATTAACTAGTGCAGTGTTTGATTTAATTGAATCAGGTGACATCAATCCATTTGGTCCAGCAGAAGACGTTGCTGCAGCTACAGATGCTATTAGAGCTGATGCATTCCGTGAAGCTAGAGTTGATTTATTTGTTGCTGGTGCAACTTGGTCTGCTGATTTACCAATTGAATTGCCTGGTGGTGAGTTAGCTTACTCTCTAGGTTGGGAATTCCGTAGTGAGGATTTTGCTGAAACTTACGATGCATTAACAACTTCAGGTTCAATTTTTGGTGGTACAGGTGGCCCTTCTGGCGGTGGTCGCGATGCTCGAAGTGCATACTTCGAAGTGGCACTTCCTGTTCTAGATGAATTAGTTATAACATATGCTGGCCGTTATGATGAATTTACATTACCAAAAGATGCAAGTGAATATACTCAATCTCTAAGAGCACGCTATCAAGCTTCTGATTCTGTGGTACTTCGTGCTTCATACTCTGAGGGTTTCCGTGTTCCAAATATAGATACGCTCCTACAAACTGGTGGCAAGTCAACAGACCAAGCGATTGATAGACAAGCATGTAATCAAGTTGGCGACCCATCATCACCATTGTGTCTTGCCGGTGAGATTGAAGCTGAGCGTCGTCCAGGTGCTGAAACACAGCCTGAACGTTCAAAAAGTTATGCGATGGGCGTAGTGTGGGATGCAACTGAAGAGTTAAATATGACGTTTGATTATTTTGATGTTGAAATAATTGATCAAATTAGTTTCCTTTCTACTCAAGCTGTATTGGATTTAGAAGCAACAGGTGTTGACCCTAAGACATTTAATGTTGATGTTGAACGTGATAGTCAAGGTGAAATTCTTAAAGTTGTAAACGGTTATGCAAACTTACCTGGTTTCCAAACAACTGGTTTAGATTTTAACGTTACACATACATTAAGAACTGATTCTTTTGGTGATTTTAGAACCAACTTAAATGGTACTTATACTATGAGCTTCGATAGTGAATCAGCTCCTGGTTTAGGTGTATTTGATAATGTTGGTTTTGTTTCAACACCAGATTTAAGAGCTGCATTATCTTTTGATTGGATGATGGATGATTTAAATGCTCACGTTGGTATTAATTATACAGCAGGCTATGATGCTCGTACTCCTGAGGATAAATATCTAAATGATGTTGGTTCTGATGTTGGTACTTTACCTAGTTTTACTACAGTTGATACGTCAGTGGCATATACTTTATCAACACAAACGAAGGTAACTCTTGGTGCTCGTAATCTTATGGATAAAACTTCAGAGCCTAATGCGTTTGCATTTGGTAATGGTATCTATGACCGAGGCTTAGGTGAAATTTTAGGTCGAGTGGTTTACTTAAGCGTTAATCAAACATTTTAA
- the murI gene encoding glutamate racemase: MQHIVIFDSGIGGTSVLAHIQKAFPNANYSYLMDNLYLPYGELESKVLQQRLLQKLKTVEASFEPIDLIVVACNTASTQSLCLLRSHTDIPIVGVVPAIKPAASKTKTKQIGLLATPATTNNKYIQKLIKDHANDIEVHLYASVNLVTLAEYKFWRGEVNQLALKEEIENLNISKEIDYLVLGCTHFPILSSEIHKALDMDIELIDSGNAIANRVIDVLPQNRKDKKSQQIKRPVRFYATAPIQNTKQRVEVIKLIDL; the protein is encoded by the coding sequence TTGCAGCATATTGTTATTTTTGATTCGGGTATTGGTGGTACATCTGTATTAGCACATATTCAAAAAGCGTTCCCTAATGCTAACTATAGTTATTTGATGGATAACCTATATCTTCCATACGGTGAATTAGAATCAAAAGTATTACAACAAAGATTATTACAAAAGCTTAAAACTGTTGAAGCATCTTTTGAACCGATAGATCTTATCGTTGTTGCTTGTAATACAGCAAGTACACAAAGTCTTTGTTTATTGCGTTCTCATACAGATATTCCTATTGTAGGTGTTGTGCCTGCAATCAAACCTGCAGCAAGTAAAACCAAAACTAAACAAATCGGTTTATTAGCAACGCCTGCAACTACAAATAATAAATATATTCAAAAGTTAATTAAAGATCATGCAAATGATATTGAGGTTCATTTATATGCTTCTGTAAATTTAGTGACTTTAGCAGAGTATAAATTTTGGAGGGGTGAGGTAAATCAACTAGCATTAAAGGAAGAGATTGAGAATTTAAATATCTCCAAAGAAATTGATTATTTAGTTTTAGGCTGTACACACTTTCCTATTTTATCATCAGAGATACATAAAGCGTTAGATATGGATATTGAATTAATTGATTCAGGAAATGCTATTGCAAATAGAGTAATTGATGTATTGCCGCAAAATAGAAAAGATAAAAAATCACAACAAATAAAAAGGCCGGTGCGATTTTACGCAACGGCCCCAATTCAAAATACCAAACAAAGAGTGGAAGTAATTAAACTGATTGATCTCTAG
- a CDS encoding LytTR family DNA-binding domain-containing protein — protein sequence MKRFSVVIADSCEAVRRNIQQHLKIRDDFDPIALAFNADEARDICLNLEADVLFINPDITIDLDNLNIVEQLPACTQVIYLSNSDIQAIDAFELDVTDYLITPVTPIRFQKCINKLLKRLDNSETTPLIDVQSMLQQLQLNTVYKEPVIVKDSGRIRIVDTDDILWIGGAGNYVELHLLNEDRPILHRETLASMQEKLTSSGFVRIHRSAIVKKQSISELKPTDNGDYLVTLKNGATLNLSRRYKQSMSGILS from the coding sequence ATGAAAAGATTCAGTGTTGTTATTGCCGATAGTTGTGAAGCTGTTCGTCGTAATATTCAGCAGCATCTTAAAATTCGCGATGATTTTGATCCAATCGCTTTAGCTTTTAATGCAGATGAAGCCCGAGATATATGCCTCAACTTAGAAGCAGATGTTTTATTTATCAATCCTGATATTACAATTGACTTAGATAACTTGAATATCGTTGAACAATTACCTGCTTGTACTCAAGTTATTTATTTATCTAATTCAGATATTCAAGCGATAGATGCATTTGAGCTTGATGTCACTGACTACTTAATAACACCTGTCACCCCAATCAGATTTCAAAAATGTATAAATAAACTACTAAAAAGGCTAGACAACTCAGAAACAACACCTTTAATTGATGTACAAAGCATGCTTCAACAATTACAGCTTAATACAGTGTATAAAGAACCTGTCATAGTAAAAGATTCTGGACGTATAAGGATAGTCGATACTGACGATATTCTTTGGATTGGTGGCGCTGGAAATTATGTAGAGCTACATTTATTAAATGAAGACCGCCCAATACTACATAGAGAAACACTGGCATCCATGCAAGAAAAACTGACTTCTTCTGGATTTGTCCGCATACACAGATCTGCCATAGTTAAAAAGCAATCTATTAGCGAGCTAAAACCAACTGACAATGGAGATTACCTTGTTACATTAAAAAATGGTGCCACGCTTAATTTATCAAGACGATATAAACAAAGTATGTCAGGGATCCTTAGCTAA
- the sspA gene encoding stringent starvation protein SspA — protein MAVAANKRPVMTLFSGANCMYSHQVRIVLAEKGVSVDIHLVEIDNLPEALHEVNPNGSVPTLIDRELGLYQANIIMEYLDERFPHPPLMPVYPVMRGRSRLLMHRIQQDWYSLAFKVYEGGSDAAQARKELTEAILAIGPILAEVPYFMSEDFSLVDCYIAPLLWRLPELGIELIGAGSKEVKEYMKLVFERESFEASLTEAEREIHL, from the coding sequence ATGGCTGTTGCTGCCAATAAACGCCCTGTAATGACTCTTTTCTCTGGTGCAAACTGTATGTACAGTCACCAAGTACGTATCGTACTAGCAGAAAAAGGCGTAAGTGTTGATATTCACCTAGTAGAAATTGATAATTTACCGGAAGCGTTGCATGAAGTTAACCCTAACGGATCAGTACCAACATTAATTGATCGTGAATTAGGTTTATATCAGGCAAACATCATCATGGAATACCTTGATGAGCGTTTCCCACATCCTCCACTAATGCCAGTATATCCTGTCATGCGTGGCCGTAGCCGTTTACTTATGCATAGAATACAGCAAGACTGGTATTCATTAGCATTTAAAGTATACGAAGGCGGTAGCGATGCTGCTCAAGCGCGTAAAGAATTAACTGAAGCGATTTTAGCTATCGGTCCAATCCTAGCTGAAGTACCTTACTTTATGAGTGAAGACTTTAGTTTAGTTGATTGTTATATTGCTCCATTACTTTGGCGTTTACCGGAGTTAGGCATTGAACTAATTGGTGCCGGAAGTAAAGAAGTTAAAGAATACATGAAACTTGTATTTGAACGTGAATCATTTGAAGCTTCTCTTACTGAAGCTGAACGTGAAATTCACCTTTAA